A region of the Gouania willdenowi chromosome 1, fGouWil2.1, whole genome shotgun sequence genome:
tgttTCAGTTCTGGGtaaacaaaccttttgtttttaacttctggctgttcagtacttacctttgtaccatttcaagctattcattggacttgcacgacttgaattgcaataaataagtggaaaaattagggtgttctgAAGTTTTTTGACCAGTTGTATATATTCTGATTTCAATGTTTTCTATAATACTGTAGATATCCAGAAGCACAAATACTGTCTATTCACACCTACATTTGCAggtcttttttctctttttttgcagGTCAAAAGAACTTGTGATATACAGATTTACACAAAACATGGATcaataatatttatattgtgtaaaataacctaaagctgttttttttttttttaaaaaaaaaacaaagttataCTTGAAATTATAAAAACCGTATACTGTATGCCATGAAATAAATTATCTGGATACACTCCTTCCCATTCACTGAGATCTGCTGGCCAGCTGCTCCTGGTTGTTCCAAAGTCTAGACTGGAAACTAGTGGAGACTGGACCTTCTCAGTAGTTGCTCCTAGACTTTGGAAAAGCCTATCCTGACCAGGACCTCTCCTACAGTTGATAATTTTAAAACTCTTTTAAAAACCCATTTATATACTGAGGCTTTTAAACCGGACTGAGAACTGGCATTATTGGTTTTgcatttttatctaattttctTTTACTTGTACAAAGTTTTATAACATCTGTATAGCACTTTGGTCAacgtctgttgttgtttttaaatgtactctATAGATAAATTAAAACTGACTCGACTTTCAAACTTTCTCTCTGAGTGATGAAACCATTGAGTTCTTGGTTCTGTCTTTGTCAGAGAAGAACAGGAAACATTTGACTCCTCAGGAACaatatttaccaataaaactgGAAGGTTTTTGGAAAAGGAAGTCTAAGAATTCTTTATCATCCCTCGAAGGCAATTTTTGCTGCCAATCGAATCCACAAcgagaaataacaataaaacacagattTTATCTCATCTAGTTATTCAGATCAACCACAACAGCAGGAATAATTGAGTTCTTAAACCTATTAGTCCTTGTCTGCTATCTTAGCTCTAACAGTCAGAATATTGTAATGATTTGGAGTTTAAATGACCTTCTGTCTTTTTTCCCACAGGTTTTCTGGCCTCCTTCAAGCTGCCCTCCTATGAGGAAGTAGCTGCTCAGCCCTGCACTCCTCCTCCGCCCTACAGCTCCGTCTTTGCCCTTCAGGGAGCCATCGCCAGCGGTCCCAGCACCTCCTAtccccaccatcaccaccaccgcCACCCCTGTCCCCCATACCCCCCCTACCTGGGCCCCGGCCCGAGTGGCCTGACGTCCTCTCAGAGCTCTGACAACTACACCAGCTGCTCCTGTGAGTCCTGCTCCCTCACCTCTCCCTCCAGCACCTCCTTCTCTGTGCAGGTGACAGACGAGACGTACGACAGCAGCCGCCTCACCACGCCCAGTGACACGGGAGGCGGCGACCTCGCTGTGACCTTCACACCCGAGtcctctcctcttcctcagtcACAAGCGTCACTGGATGTCGTCCCTGCGATCACTCCGGACGTCGTTTCAGGCCAAAGATGTTCATCGAAAGGCGGCGAACGACTTCCTCCTCCGGCTCCCCCGCTCTCCCTCTCTGTGCACGCTCGACCCTCACACTCTTCACATCTCCCCCGTTTCCCGCTCATCCTGTTATCTTCTGCTCCTCAAGGTCAGGCACTTCCTTTCTCGGATCCACTCGGAGTCGTCGCAGCTGCtcagaaaatgagaaaagaaaCATCGATGCACAATTTAACCACAGGATCAACGCCTTCTCCACAAATGCAAGATGCTTTTACGCATTCTGATAGCAAAGAGGAGCGGGAAAAAtacgaggaagaggaggaggatgaagatgaagaggatcATTTCCGCCACCGACGTCTCACAGGCGACTCGGGCATCGAAGTTTGTCGCTGCCACGTGAGGAGAGGACGAGAGGAAGAAGAGTTGCAGAAGAGAGGGAAGACAGGGGTGGTGCAGGAAGGGGAATGCACCGACGCGCTGCATGACAACCAGGACTGTTTCCAACGCTCCAACACGGCTGCTCGGTCGCCGCACGCACACGAGTGCAGAGAGGCCATCATCACTGAGTAACAGGCAGCAGACAAGTGGTGGAAAGGTGTAGAAAGAGTTGCTCCTGCCTGACAGCTCTCTGTTAGATCAAGGCTAGTAAGTGACCCAAGGAATCACTGAAGAGAAGTCTTGCAGCTCTCACTGTGTTGGCGGGAAGGGAAGACGCCACAAGACTTTAAGGAGCATTGTTGATGTGGCTAGAACTTTGACAAAGTGAGACGTTTCACATCAATTCGAAAGGCTTTCTTATTTGATGGTAGAAtacttaaaaaatttaaatacatcTCATATCaggtaaatatatttattgaccAAATTGAACACTTAAATTCTTTCAGAATTAATCCCAAACTAACAAACTTATTTGCTCCTATTCCTCCAAGTTTTCTGTTCAATGCACAGAATTGTCAAgttgttgttgtccttttttgtcaCACAAATGTGTTCTTTTATTAGCCAAATTCTCTCCAGTGAAACTTTGACAAATGGCCTCTTTGCTCAGTGAcacctttttgtgttttgttgcttCCTTAATGAAAAATGAGGCatataaagaaaaacatgtgGCTATCAAAGCCTTACAAATAAGTCAGTGCTTTGTTCTAAGAGACTGTTACCTAAATTGTCTGTAAATGACCCATCTGTTTTCATTTGGGTagtataataatgtgttttatatgaTGGTTGACTGTTGATATTAATGCAGGGCAGCGCAGCTGAATCCTCATTGAACAGactgttcttttttcttttttttttaacaaggcAGACACTTTAAGATGAATCTCATCACAGAAAATGAATGTAAACGGTTATGCAttgcaacagaaatacaaatcTTTGGCTGCTTTGAGTTTATTAAGCATGACTCTTGTGTCTAAAGTATCTAAACCTAAGCGGTGGACACGGCACTTTGAAAGCAAGTAGCCATTGTTAGTGTCAAATGGTACGTCTTAAAATCTTTTTGGTCCTGCTTTGATAAAGCCTGTCTTCACTTCACAGTTGCTGATTTACATCGAAGAGTGGTTTATTGGGAACATTTTGTGGAGTGTTGGGAGTTTTCTGCTCTGCTAATGTGAACTGAGTGACATCTTCTTGATCAATGCTCTGTAGATCAAAGGTTTCAGTCAAGTGAAGATATTTGTTTGCAGGTCTAAATAAGAATAGCACAGAAGTTGAGACCAAAGGTACGAGATGTACCGTGTTTGGTTAGAGAATGGCTTTTATTTCCTTAATCACATGTTTCTCTTGCTGTCGTTGGTTAGTTACTGATCAGAGACATTTGTAGCCTAGAAGCTGAATAAAGTGTTGCTTCTCTAGTGAACGGAATTAACTCTAAACTATTTTGAAAGGTTGCGTTAATAGTTGGTTTatatttgtgcttttgtgtgtttctcagaCAGACACTGACTGGGACTGTTGAGCCTCAGATATTGTATCAATAGACACAGAACTCGACCACAAATGCAGCATGCCAAGCTTTACTGTTCTATATGGAGTTCTTGTTCTGTCCCTGTGCCTATATTACACTTTTGCTCCCACATTGCAGGGGCGGAGCTAGACTTTTATATGGTTGGGGGGGGGGCAAGGCTTTATCAGAGGGTGCTATTTCATTTGAGCTCCATTGTGACATTCTGTTTTTTGAAGGCGCCTTAATGCGACTTCATTTTCTTATAGTACGTGATGTCTGTGTCTTTTCTTTGAGAAAGTGGACTGTGGTAAATCAGATGTTTTCTACCTGCTCAGCAGTCTTTGTATATCATTGTATATGAACAAAACATACGGGACTTGCAAAAATAGTATCTAGCAATagttttttttgctcctttcctCATTCTAGTTTATGCTAGTTGATGGGAAATGAAGTGTCGTGGACTGAGACATTTACCTCATACTgagctgtgctgtgctgtgcagGCGCCCTCCATTGTACAAACCCAGTAGTTCAAATGCCTTCAGCTTCAGATGTCAACCATGCACATTCTGTCATCATCCGGCTTTTACCTTCCACCCACATAATGACTCCTGGGAAAGATAAAGCATTCGTCTTAGGAAGATCATTTCAGATTTCTGACTTTTCGTCATGGTTTCAACACCATTCTAAAAAAGAATGATAAAagccaaaaatatatacatctgTGGTAACTATTGGTAGAAATAGGAAACTATGATTACACTAGATCTGTGATGTAATCTTGCTTCACGAAATAATGACAATGACATAGAACTCTTTAGCTTTAGTTTGAAAATCAATAGTTGTGTTGTGGATTTGTACTGTTACTTATGGAGCTGTGTGTGAATACAGCACAGGAGACAAGAAAAAATTCATCAATCTGTTCTTCACACTTTTAACAGAGAGACATTTTAACAATCACATCTACCTTCATGACTGAAAACCAGCACCGATACTACTCACGATTTCACACACCATGatgtaaatatatttgaatGGAAAAACTGAAATTTTGAAATAAGTCTAACATTTAATTAGAAATTTCTAACTTTAACTTTGTGCTTTACATTCACTGGTAAGACAGTGGTTCCAAAATGGCAGTGCACCTTCTGTAGTGGGGGACGGCACTTCAGGCAATACCTCAAATTAATTTCTTAATATCAGATTTGAATTCATGAATTCAAGCAAAACGGCTTCATTTTAGAGTTGATTATCAAGCTGTTAACTCCAACTCTCAACCTTCTCCCCATTAACTGGTAATAGACTACCTAATGACAATAGGCAGAGATGGAATTGTACCTTTAGTTCGGTGGAAAAGGGAAATTGTCAGACTCTAACATAATAGTCATAATACACAAACTGTAATCATTACCACTGTGAGCCAAGGCTGGTTATGAGACTGTTACCTCACATGAGATTTTGACTACAAAGGTCTGTTTACTTCTCTCCGAATATAACGATGGTATTATATATTTCTActgatttaattttataaaaactgaAGAACTTTTAAAGACATCCAAAATAGACGCAGCTGAACTGCTTGACATGGAAAAACCACATCTAAGCCAAGAGATTGAGGCTGAAATGACACTGTTTGTGTTCTTCTCCTTTTCCTTCTCCAGCTGTGACACATCTGGATATATAGCAGTACCtatgtgtgtgactgtatgtggATGTTGTAGTTTTACAACATGTGGTGTACTTTGAGGGTATCTTTGTGCATCTCTAAAACTGCAGCTATTTTGTGTCTTAAG
Encoded here:
- the LOC114472354 gene encoding uncharacterized protein LOC114472354 isoform X1, which translates into the protein MDPEKTLTFCLGLHAEEMTMSLQGLVATEDSTVPVKEIDMSTINKVVKHHGSSGSQPVVSTKYCPGVNNSPGYLCETGHCCGETGCCTYYYELWWFWLLWTVLILFSCFCAYRHRRAKLRIQQQQRQREINLIAYNGASNYPSSMLDLSFLASFKLPSYEEVAAQPCTPPPPYSSVFALQGAIASGPSTSYPHHHHHRHPCPPYPPYLGPGPSGLTSSQSSDNYTSCSCESCSLTSPSSTSFSVQVTDETYDSSRLTTPSDTGGGDLAVTFTPESSPLPQSQASLDVVPAITPDVVSGQRCSSKGGERLPPPAPPLSLSVHARPSHSSHLPRFPLILLSSAPQGQALPFSDPLGVVAAAQKMRKETSMHNLTTGSTPSPQMQDAFTHSDSKEEREKYEEEEEDEDEEDHFRHRRLTGDSGIEVCRCHVRRGREEEELQKRGKTGVVQEGECTDALHDNQDCFQRSNTAARSPHAHECREAIITE
- the LOC114472354 gene encoding uncharacterized protein LOC114472354 isoform X2; this translates as MNSGFWLLWTVLILFSCFCAYRHRRAKLRIQQQQRQREINLIAYNGASNYPSSMLDLSFLASFKLPSYEEVAAQPCTPPPPYSSVFALQGAIASGPSTSYPHHHHHRHPCPPYPPYLGPGPSGLTSSQSSDNYTSCSCESCSLTSPSSTSFSVQVTDETYDSSRLTTPSDTGGGDLAVTFTPESSPLPQSQASLDVVPAITPDVVSGQRCSSKGGERLPPPAPPLSLSVHARPSHSSHLPRFPLILLSSAPQGQALPFSDPLGVVAAAQKMRKETSMHNLTTGSTPSPQMQDAFTHSDSKEEREKYEEEEEDEDEEDHFRHRRLTGDSGIEVCRCHVRRGREEEELQKRGKTGVVQEGECTDALHDNQDCFQRSNTAARSPHAHECREAIITE